From the Malus domestica chromosome 17, GDT2T_hap1 genome, one window contains:
- the LOC139193495 gene encoding uncharacterized protein, translated as MAYHMTNHVFSLRFRDMSNLNKLDFSALEVSKRNYLKWVQDVKLHLTAKGIRATIEASIVDKPVDEAQKATAMIFIRRHIHDALQTEYLAEEDPRTLWLALADCFDHQKDIYLPEVRHNWQHLRFQDFKSVNKYNSEVCRIRSLLKFCKVELTESNILEKTYLTFHATNIVLQQQYRAHKFTKFSDLISVLLFAEKQN; from the coding sequence atggcttaccatatgactaatcacgtTTTCTCCCTCCGGTTTAGGGATATGtcaaacttgaacaagctcgatttctccgCTCTAGAAGTATCTAAAAGAAACTATctaaagtgggttcaagacgtgaagctccatctcactgcaaagggtattagagccaccatcgagGCATCTATCGTCGACAAACCTGTTGACGAAGCTCAGAaggctactgcaatgatcttcatccgaagacacatTCATGATGCATTACAGACTGAGTATCTCGCTGAGGAGGACCCACGAACCCTCTGGCTTGCTTTGGCCGACTgtttcgatcaccagaaagacatatacttgcctgAAGTAAGACACAACTGGCAGCATCTTCGCTTCCAGGACTTTAAGTCCGTGAAtaaatacaactctgaagtttgtagaatccgttcTTTGTTGAAATTCTGTAAAGTGGAACTAACCGAATCAAAtatcctggagaagacctatttgaccttccatgccaccaatattgtcctacagcaacaatatagggcacataaattcaccaaattttcggatttgatctctgttctACTTTTTGCTGAAAAGCAAAAttag